A genomic segment from Comamonas terrigena NBRC 13299 encodes:
- a CDS encoding ATP-binding protein, which yields MRIKLRLSFKLFLAILAACVLVLVVNAAFVRISFVRDFMGYLNEQGVARMQEVIPRINAAYASNGNSWEFARQNPESWFSLMRPPAMGQEFTAIVPPVSDQTGAILRFALLDGDGHIVIGNANAAAADAIRLPLQTAQGERVGWLAMVPFENAIAAGDVRFYEAQLRARWLNGAASVVVAALLAWLLTGTLLRRLKVIAQFVHRLALGDYSQRLPMRDRDELDQLASDISQLAGKLENIEHNRRAFMADISHELRTPLAVLKAELEAIQDGIRPLRLDTLAPLQSEVTQLNKLVDDLHELAVTQTGEFRYTFEALDLHRIAQHCAMTMQARARDSGLTLSFSSNGQPLFIQGDESRLQQLLSNLLENSIRYTHPGGKIRLALASTGGHTCTAGMAGMAGMAELSIEDSAPGVDEAARPHLFERFYRVDASRNRSSGGSGLGLSICRNIVESHGGEIAAHPSPLGGLRIVVRLPALVSP from the coding sequence ATGCGCATCAAGCTCAGGCTGTCCTTCAAGCTGTTTCTGGCCATTCTGGCGGCCTGCGTGCTGGTGCTGGTGGTCAACGCCGCCTTTGTGCGCATCTCCTTTGTGCGCGACTTCATGGGCTACCTCAACGAGCAAGGCGTGGCCCGCATGCAAGAGGTAATCCCCCGCATCAATGCCGCCTACGCCAGCAACGGCAACAGCTGGGAATTCGCCCGCCAGAACCCGGAGTCCTGGTTCTCGCTGATGCGCCCGCCCGCCATGGGCCAGGAATTCACCGCCATCGTGCCCCCGGTGTCCGACCAGACCGGCGCCATCCTGCGCTTTGCCCTGCTGGACGGGGATGGCCACATCGTCATCGGCAATGCCAACGCCGCGGCGGCCGACGCCATACGCCTGCCGCTGCAGACCGCCCAGGGCGAGCGGGTCGGCTGGCTGGCCATGGTGCCGTTCGAGAACGCCATTGCGGCCGGCGATGTGCGCTTTTACGAAGCGCAGCTGCGCGCCCGCTGGCTCAATGGCGCGGCCTCGGTCGTGGTGGCGGCGCTGCTGGCCTGGCTGCTGACCGGCACGCTGCTGCGGCGGCTGAAGGTGATTGCCCAGTTTGTGCACCGCCTGGCCCTGGGTGACTATTCCCAGCGCCTGCCCATGCGCGACCGGGACGAGCTGGACCAGCTGGCCAGCGACATCTCGCAGCTGGCCGGCAAGCTGGAGAACATCGAACACAACCGCCGCGCCTTCATGGCCGATATCTCGCACGAGCTGCGCACGCCCCTGGCCGTGCTCAAGGCCGAGCTGGAAGCCATACAGGACGGCATACGCCCGCTACGCCTGGACACACTGGCGCCGCTGCAAAGCGAAGTGACCCAGCTGAACAAGCTGGTGGACGACCTGCATGAGCTGGCCGTCACCCAGACCGGCGAATTCCGCTACACCTTTGAAGCGCTGGACCTGCACCGCATCGCCCAGCACTGCGCCATGACCATGCAGGCCCGCGCAAGAGACAGCGGCCTGACCCTGAGCTTCTCCAGCAACGGCCAGCCCCTGTTCATCCAGGGGGACGAATCGCGCCTGCAGCAGCTGCTGTCCAACCTGCTGGAAAATTCCATACGCTACACCCACCCGGGCGGGAAGATCCGGCTGGCGCTGGCCAGCACGGGCGGCCATACCTGCACCGCAGGTATGGCCGGTATGGCCGGTATGGCCGAGCTCAGCATCGAAGACTCCGCCCCCGGCGTGGACGAAGCCGCGCGCCCGCACCTGTTCGAGCGTTTCTACCGCGTGGATGCCTCGCGCAACCGCAGCAGCGGCGGCAGCGGGCTGGGCCTGTCCATCTGCCGCAACATCGTCGAATCCCATGGCGGAGAGATTGCGGCCCACCCTTCCCCGCTGGGCGGTCTGCGCATCGTGGTCCGCCTGCCTGCCCTGGTGTCGCCATGA
- a CDS encoding response regulator, with amino-acid sequence MNTPASPAPAATDALVLVVEDEPRLAAVLCDYLRASGYRCEWIADGAQVMSAYAQRQHDLILLDVMLPHRDGISLCQELRAHSQVPIIMVTARVDEVDRLLGLQIGADDYVCKPFSPREVIARVGTVLRRYRQTPAPRAQPLQIDEPNFRAQLHGRELDLTPVEFRLLCALASSPVRIWPREQLLNHLYPDHRVVIDRTVDSHIKNLRRKLTETGGQEDPIRSVYGVGYRLDLAV; translated from the coding sequence ATGAATACCCCCGCCTCCCCTGCTCCGGCCGCCACCGACGCCCTGGTCCTGGTCGTGGAAGACGAACCCCGGCTGGCCGCCGTGCTCTGCGACTACCTGCGCGCCAGCGGCTACCGCTGCGAATGGATTGCCGACGGCGCCCAGGTCATGTCCGCCTATGCCCAGCGCCAGCACGACCTCATCCTGCTGGACGTGATGCTGCCCCACCGCGACGGCATCAGCCTGTGCCAGGAGCTGCGGGCGCACAGCCAGGTCCCCATCATCATGGTCACGGCGCGTGTCGACGAGGTGGACCGCCTGCTGGGCCTGCAGATCGGTGCCGACGACTATGTGTGCAAGCCCTTCAGCCCCCGGGAGGTCATTGCCCGCGTGGGCACCGTGCTACGCCGCTACCGCCAGACCCCGGCACCCCGGGCGCAGCCGCTGCAGATCGACGAACCCAACTTCCGCGCCCAGCTGCACGGGCGGGAGCTGGACCTCACGCCGGTGGAGTTCCGCCTGCTCTGCGCCCTGGCCTCCAGCCCGGTGCGCATCTGGCCGCGCGAACAGCTGCTGAACCACCTGTACCCCGACCACCGCGTCGTCATCGACCGCACCGTCGACAGCCACATCAAGAACCTGCGGCGCAAGCTGACGGAAACCGGCGGCCAGGAAGACCCCATCCGCTCGGTCTACGGCGTGGGCTACCGGCTGGACCTGGCGGTCTGA
- a CDS encoding NUDIX hydrolase, with amino-acid sequence MEVTPWRPPQHVKVKALGLHWRDGKLLAAEVFDDQGHLVGVRPLGGGVEFGERWQAALVREFKEELGVDVQLTGAPLVMENIYTHHGATGHEVLFIGEVQFSTDCFAHLTRIEFHEDNGTPCTARWFALSELDLPGGPALFPAGLKHTLLQAADT; translated from the coding sequence ATGGAGGTGACCCCATGGAGACCACCCCAGCACGTCAAGGTCAAGGCACTGGGACTGCACTGGCGCGACGGCAAGCTGCTGGCGGCGGAAGTGTTTGACGACCAGGGCCACCTGGTCGGCGTGCGCCCACTGGGCGGCGGCGTAGAGTTTGGCGAGCGCTGGCAGGCCGCGCTGGTGCGCGAATTCAAGGAAGAGCTGGGCGTGGACGTGCAGCTCACCGGCGCGCCGCTGGTGATGGAGAACATCTACACCCACCATGGCGCAACCGGCCACGAGGTGCTGTTCATTGGTGAAGTGCAGTTCAGCACGGACTGTTTTGCCCACCTCACCCGCATTGAGTTCCACGAAGACAACGGCACACCCTGCACCGCACGCTGGTTTGCGCTGTCAGAGCTGGACCTGCCCGGCGGCCCGGCGCTCTTTCCGGCCGGGCTCAAGCACACCCTGCTCCAGGCTGCTGACACCTGA
- the nth gene encoding endonuclease III, with amino-acid sequence MKTTQIVPFFQTLQAANPHPETELEYSSDFELLAAVLLSAQATDVGVNKATRKLFPVANTPQAILDLGLEGLESYIKTIGLYRSKAKHLMEACQILVERFGGQVPQTREELESLPGVGRKTANVVLNVAFGQPTMAVDTHIFRVSNRTGLAPGKNPLEVEKQLLKRVPAEFAVDSHHWLILLGRYVCQARTPKCWECLVTPYCDFKPKTPMPAAKKRSS; translated from the coding sequence ATGAAAACCACGCAGATCGTCCCCTTCTTCCAAACCCTGCAAGCGGCCAACCCGCACCCGGAAACCGAGCTGGAATACAGCAGCGATTTCGAGCTGCTGGCCGCCGTGCTGCTGTCCGCCCAGGCCACCGATGTGGGCGTGAACAAGGCCACTCGCAAGCTCTTTCCCGTGGCCAACACCCCGCAGGCCATTCTGGATCTGGGCCTGGAAGGGCTGGAGAGCTATATCAAGACCATCGGCCTGTACCGCAGCAAGGCCAAGCACCTGATGGAGGCCTGCCAGATTCTGGTGGAGCGCTTCGGCGGCCAGGTGCCCCAGACGCGCGAAGAGCTGGAATCCCTGCCCGGCGTGGGCCGCAAGACCGCCAATGTGGTGCTGAACGTGGCCTTCGGCCAGCCCACGATGGCGGTGGACACGCACATCTTCCGCGTCAGCAACCGCACCGGCCTGGCGCCGGGCAAGAACCCGCTGGAAGTGGAAAAGCAGTTGCTCAAGCGCGTTCCCGCGGAATTCGCGGTCGACTCCCACCACTGGCTGATCCTGCTGGGCCGCTATGTCTGCCAGGCCCGCACGCCCAAATGCTGGGAATGCCTGGTCACGCCCTACTGCGACTTCAAGCCCAAGACGCCCATGCCTGCGGCGAAGAAGCGCAGCAGCTGA
- a CDS encoding methyl-accepting chemotaxis protein, with protein MSMLLLGVGLLGLRGMGGSNDGLRTVYEDRTVALGKLGQIQSLMMTNAYLVSAATLDASPEVVTQLTASVDANIGRITKGWEEYMATYLTPEEAGIAKKFAEARGKYVKEGLRPALAALRSADMQESHRLSTKVLPTLYAPAKEQVDALIQLQLDVAKSEYDGAVAHYGSVRMYSTVSIVLGLLFAASVGYFLITGLVRSLKQAEDLSRAIEAGDLSTPVAITGKDEVAGLLHTLVAMRDSLIKVVSSVRQGADGVATASAEIAQGNHDLSARTENQASALEETAASMEELDSTVKQNAESARQANQLAVNASQVAAQGGEVVGQVVETMKGINESSRKIGDIIGVIDSIAFQTNILALNAAVEAARAGEQGRGFAVVASEVRSLAGRSAEAAKEIKTLIGASVERVEQGTTLVDKAGETMTEVVQSIRRVTDIMSEISAASTEQSAGVSQVGEAVMQMDQVTQQNAALVEQMAAAANSLRSQSQDLVQVVSVFKLGDGGSHAAQRQALGAAATPMPTRTSAPKAAPAPRPAGKPATLAKKTPAAIAPAPVAKAAPAAATTHDDDWETF; from the coding sequence ATGTCCATGCTGCTCCTGGGAGTCGGTCTGCTCGGCCTGCGTGGAATGGGGGGCAGCAATGACGGGCTGAGAACCGTGTACGAAGACCGGACCGTGGCCTTGGGGAAGCTGGGGCAGATCCAGAGTCTGATGATGACCAATGCCTATTTGGTCAGTGCGGCCACACTGGATGCGAGTCCGGAGGTGGTGACCCAGCTCACCGCTTCGGTCGATGCCAATATCGGCAGGATCACCAAGGGGTGGGAGGAGTACATGGCCACCTACCTCACGCCGGAAGAGGCAGGCATTGCCAAGAAGTTTGCCGAAGCCCGTGGTAAATATGTCAAGGAGGGATTGAGGCCCGCTCTGGCGGCGCTGCGCTCCGCCGATATGCAGGAAAGCCATCGCCTGTCTACCAAGGTGCTGCCGACGTTGTATGCGCCTGCCAAAGAGCAAGTGGATGCGCTGATCCAGCTGCAGCTTGATGTCGCCAAGTCGGAATACGACGGGGCAGTGGCGCATTACGGTTCGGTGCGCATGTATTCCACCGTGTCCATCGTGCTCGGACTGTTGTTTGCCGCCAGCGTCGGTTATTTCCTCATTACCGGGCTTGTGCGTTCGCTCAAGCAGGCCGAGGATCTTTCTCGCGCGATTGAAGCCGGGGACCTGAGCACGCCAGTGGCGATCACCGGCAAGGACGAGGTGGCGGGCCTGCTGCATACCCTGGTGGCCATGCGTGACAGCCTGATCAAAGTGGTGTCCAGCGTGCGCCAGGGCGCGGATGGCGTTGCTACGGCAAGTGCTGAAATCGCCCAGGGCAACCACGATCTCTCGGCACGCACCGAAAACCAGGCCAGTGCGCTGGAGGAAACCGCAGCGTCCATGGAAGAGCTGGACTCCACGGTCAAGCAAAACGCCGAGTCCGCCCGCCAGGCCAACCAGTTGGCCGTGAATGCCAGCCAGGTCGCGGCGCAGGGTGGCGAGGTGGTGGGGCAAGTGGTTGAAACCATGAAGGGTATCAACGAGTCCAGCCGCAAGATCGGCGACATCATCGGCGTGATCGACAGCATCGCCTTCCAGACCAATATCCTGGCCCTCAATGCCGCAGTGGAAGCCGCACGGGCTGGCGAGCAGGGGCGCGGTTTTGCGGTGGTGGCCAGCGAGGTGCGTTCCCTGGCCGGGCGATCTGCCGAAGCAGCCAAAGAGATCAAGACACTGATCGGCGCCAGCGTGGAGCGGGTGGAACAAGGTACCACCCTGGTCGACAAGGCGGGAGAGACGATGACAGAGGTGGTGCAATCCATACGCCGCGTCACCGACATCATGAGTGAAATCAGTGCCGCCAGCACCGAGCAAAGCGCCGGCGTCTCGCAGGTCGGCGAAGCCGTCATGCAAATGGATCAGGTCACCCAGCAGAATGCGGCGCTGGTGGAACAGATGGCCGCTGCAGCCAACAGCCTCAGATCCCAGTCCCAGGACCTGGTGCAAGTGGTGTCCGTATTCAAGCTTGGCGATGGGGGGAGCCACGCCGCCCAGCGCCAGGCCTTGGGCGCCGCTGCGACGCCCATGCCCACCCGCACCTCAGCGCCGAAAGCAGCTCCTGCGCCACGCCCCGCTGGAAAGCCTGCCACCTTGGCAAAAAAGACTCCTGCTGCGATCGCTCCCGCCCCCGTTGCCAAAGCAGCGCCTGCAGCCGCCACGACCCATGACGATGATTGGGAAACTTTTTAA
- a CDS encoding LysR family transcriptional regulator: MDFIDKLRVFTAVADHQSFARASEALAMYRPRVTNAVTELEKEVGARLLHRTTRKTTLTREGTAFYDQARATLTAVGDARGFFDGGNAIPKGRVRADMSNSIARSTIIPRLHEFQAAYPEVDVVLGVSDQQVDLIAEGVDCVLRLGQLGNTSMVSRILSKVPRMVCASPAYLARHGTPRTVEELKTHKAVTYFYGRDQRVREWQYFVEGEAVSLRLPAAVQVNDHEGYVSCALHGLGVAQLQEIGIREQLKAGTLVQILDTVDWGTMPLTLMYPARAHVPLQVRVFMDWTVSLFASTPAARPARGGTAPRS; encoded by the coding sequence ATGGACTTCATCGACAAACTGCGTGTCTTCACGGCGGTGGCTGACCACCAGAGCTTTGCGCGTGCATCCGAGGCGCTGGCGATGTACCGCCCGCGCGTGACCAATGCGGTCACTGAGCTGGAGAAAGAGGTGGGTGCCCGGCTGCTGCACCGCACGACCCGCAAAACCACGCTGACCCGTGAAGGCACGGCCTTCTACGACCAGGCGCGCGCTACGCTGACCGCCGTGGGCGATGCCCGAGGCTTCTTTGACGGCGGCAACGCGATCCCGAAGGGGCGGGTGCGTGCGGACATGAGCAACTCCATCGCTCGCTCGACCATCATTCCCCGGCTGCACGAGTTCCAGGCGGCCTATCCGGAGGTTGACGTGGTGCTGGGCGTGAGCGACCAGCAGGTGGACCTGATTGCCGAGGGGGTGGATTGTGTGCTCCGGCTGGGGCAGCTAGGCAACACCAGCATGGTGAGCCGCATCCTCAGCAAGGTGCCCAGGATGGTGTGCGCCTCACCCGCCTACCTGGCACGCCATGGCACGCCGCGCACCGTGGAAGAGCTCAAGACCCACAAGGCAGTGACCTACTTCTATGGCCGGGACCAGCGGGTCAGGGAGTGGCAGTATTTTGTGGAGGGGGAAGCCGTGTCGCTGCGCCTGCCCGCCGCCGTGCAGGTGAACGACCATGAGGGCTATGTGAGCTGTGCCCTGCACGGACTGGGGGTGGCGCAGCTGCAGGAGATCGGCATACGCGAGCAGCTGAAAGCGGGCACCCTGGTCCAGATCCTGGACACGGTGGACTGGGGAACCATGCCGCTCACGCTGATGTACCCGGCCCGCGCCCACGTGCCGCTGCAGGTGCGCGTGTTCATGGACTGGACCGTCTCGCTGTTCGCGTCCACGCCGGCCGCGCGCCCTGCACGCGGGGGCACCGCGCCACGCAGCTAG
- a CDS encoding arginase family protein: MSISPSRTLRLNIAQWQGSDRPDYLIGGRVLAALAPAASGPEVTIDVPPSAAAVRPVTDSIASKADLLTIAERAMTAIRQHQPQAIVTLGGDCLVDLAPMAYLNEQYGDDLAILWVDAHPDIAGTTQMRNAHAHVLGMLMGEGDPDFGRLVKRPIRPEQVLYVGLTETTPYETEFLDQRQMQRLSPEQIAQSPDAVVSWLRQTGTTKVAVHFDLDVLDAARYSFLLFNDPAAAASTWDGVAQGRMRLEDIARILQQANEVAEVVGLAIAEYLPWDAIQLAKALRTLPLLNR; this comes from the coding sequence ATGTCCATTTCACCGTCCCGCACTCTGCGCCTGAACATCGCCCAATGGCAGGGCAGCGACCGCCCCGACTACCTGATCGGCGGCCGCGTGCTGGCCGCCCTGGCCCCGGCGGCATCCGGCCCTGAAGTCACCATCGATGTGCCGCCCTCGGCCGCCGCCGTGCGCCCCGTCACGGATAGCATTGCGTCCAAGGCCGATCTGCTGACCATCGCAGAACGTGCCATGACCGCCATCCGCCAGCACCAACCCCAAGCCATCGTCACCCTGGGCGGCGACTGCCTGGTGGACCTGGCCCCCATGGCCTACCTGAACGAGCAATACGGCGACGACCTGGCCATCCTGTGGGTAGATGCGCACCCGGACATCGCGGGCACCACCCAGATGCGCAACGCGCACGCCCATGTGCTGGGCATGCTCATGGGCGAAGGCGATCCCGACTTTGGCCGGCTGGTGAAGCGCCCCATCCGCCCCGAACAGGTGCTGTATGTGGGCCTGACGGAAACCACCCCCTACGAGACGGAGTTTCTGGACCAGCGCCAGATGCAGCGGCTGAGCCCGGAACAGATTGCCCAGTCCCCCGACGCCGTAGTGTCCTGGCTGCGCCAGACCGGCACCACCAAGGTGGCCGTGCACTTTGACCTGGACGTGCTGGATGCCGCCCGGTACAGCTTTCTGCTCTTCAACGACCCCGCGGCGGCAGCCAGCACCTGGGACGGCGTCGCCCAGGGCCGCATGCGGTTGGAAGACATCGCACGCATCCTCCAGCAGGCCAATGAGGTGGCGGAGGTCGTGGGCCTGGCCATTGCCGAATACCTGCCATGGGACGCCATCCAATTGGCCAAGGCCCTGCGCACCCTCCCCCTCTTGAACAGGTAG
- a CDS encoding nitronate monooxygenase, producing MSWVTNARLVAAVSNAGGLGVLGPHAGHSTAPSSTEETVERMRAEIRKTRGMTDKPFGLNVILAGSETPDAFNTAWITMALEEGVTHFISVGNATERAFHLMKQQGATLIHRPLTPTVANMRQAEALGADVLVATGHDEGGHIPASAWGTFTIVPTMVDAVRVPVMATGGINDRRGVQAAFALGAEGVYIGTRFIVTQESPAAQSVKDRIVSSGYDDMAFVSPVQRSIRTRTADQLAGLLQDRHNALDLDDEIRKLGGLKPGMLLGHMDEGIISVNTGIDIIRSVPSVQELVDSLLEVG from the coding sequence ATGTCCTGGGTCACCAATGCGCGCCTGGTCGCCGCAGTGTCCAACGCCGGGGGCCTGGGCGTCCTCGGCCCCCATGCCGGCCACAGCACCGCCCCCAGCAGCACGGAAGAGACCGTCGAACGCATGCGCGCGGAAATCCGCAAGACACGCGGCATGACCGACAAGCCATTCGGCCTCAATGTGATCCTGGCGGGCAGCGAAACCCCTGACGCGTTCAACACCGCATGGATCACCATGGCCCTTGAAGAAGGGGTGACGCACTTTATCTCGGTCGGCAACGCCACCGAACGCGCCTTCCACCTGATGAAGCAGCAAGGCGCCACGCTCATTCACCGCCCATTGACCCCCACCGTGGCCAATATGCGCCAGGCCGAAGCCCTGGGCGCCGACGTGCTGGTGGCCACCGGGCACGACGAAGGCGGCCACATTCCCGCCAGCGCCTGGGGCACCTTCACCATCGTGCCGACCATGGTGGACGCGGTCCGTGTCCCCGTCATGGCCACCGGTGGCATCAACGACCGGCGCGGGGTGCAAGCCGCTTTCGCCCTGGGCGCCGAAGGGGTCTACATCGGAACGCGCTTCATCGTGACCCAGGAGTCCCCGGCGGCCCAGAGCGTCAAGGACAGGATCGTTTCTTCAGGCTATGACGACATGGCCTTTGTCTCTCCGGTGCAGCGTTCCATCCGCACACGCACGGCCGACCAACTGGCTGGGTTGCTTCAGGACCGGCACAACGCCCTCGACTTGGACGACGAAATCCGCAAACTCGGCGGCCTCAAGCCCGGCATGCTGCTGGGCCATATGGACGAAGGCATCATTTCCGTGAACACCGGCATCGACATCATCCGGTCCGTCCCCAGCGTTCAGGAGCTGGTGGACAGCTTGCTGGAGGTGGGCTGA
- a CDS encoding HNH endonuclease, whose protein sequence is MATEDRFKQAVIATLARRSANQCANPDCGALTSGPSDDPHDSVNVGEAAHIYGANPGSARYDSTMTSVDRSSITNAIWLCGNCHKLIDDDPVKYPSGLLFEWQRAHEQFIAEKVGKASARIRKKFEDRHLEEFGRLSYLSERLILEKGDLWEYRLTAEVLRFEMEPVLHRWNSFKRKLYTLPSSRVTKEDFFPWIGIKLEEIVNISYAFSELINKEFAIAWGEPGVPGKDTAIVATARLYSEMCQSALTWEESIRFSFLDEIFEELQGLLIGTAGKIIDEAAKLPVFLAETVSTNPVEGIFQLNLVLSLPEGWNDKVNAALERIRIQLSM, encoded by the coding sequence ATGGCAACTGAAGATAGGTTCAAACAAGCTGTCATCGCAACCCTTGCGAGAAGATCAGCCAATCAGTGTGCAAATCCAGACTGTGGCGCTCTTACTAGTGGGCCATCTGACGATCCGCATGATTCAGTCAATGTAGGTGAAGCTGCTCATATCTACGGAGCTAATCCAGGCTCTGCTCGCTACGATTCGACGATGACTTCAGTTGACCGAAGCTCAATCACCAACGCAATTTGGCTATGTGGGAACTGCCATAAATTGATTGATGATGATCCTGTGAAATATCCTTCGGGTCTTTTGTTTGAATGGCAACGTGCACATGAGCAATTTATTGCGGAGAAGGTCGGGAAAGCATCTGCGCGAATCAGAAAGAAGTTTGAAGATCGCCATCTCGAAGAATTCGGCCGTCTTAGCTATCTTTCCGAGCGTTTGATTCTTGAGAAGGGTGACCTTTGGGAGTATCGGCTAACAGCCGAAGTTCTCAGATTTGAGATGGAGCCAGTTCTGCATCGCTGGAATTCGTTTAAAAGAAAGCTTTACACACTTCCTAGCAGTAGAGTCACCAAGGAAGATTTCTTTCCTTGGATCGGAATAAAGCTGGAAGAGATAGTTAATATTTCGTACGCTTTCAGCGAACTCATCAATAAGGAGTTTGCTATTGCTTGGGGAGAACCGGGGGTTCCAGGAAAAGACACAGCAATAGTCGCAACAGCCCGACTATACAGCGAAATGTGTCAAAGCGCTCTAACATGGGAAGAGTCTATAAGATTCTCATTTTTAGATGAGATATTTGAGGAGCTTCAGGGCTTACTAATAGGGACTGCAGGAAAAATTATTGATGAGGCTGCAAAGCTACCGGTATTCTTGGCCGAAACAGTTAGCACCAATCCTGTAGAAGGGATCTTTCAGCTGAATCTCGTGCTGAGCTTGCCAGAAGGATGGAATGATAAAGTTAATGCGGCGCTTGAGCGAATACGGATTCAGCTTTCGATGTAG
- a CDS encoding DUF711 family protein — MLTSALHPLVRVRTVTAFLTLGPEPGTWPAALAQAKRQCDRLATALEQQAGYAVQSIRIVSNPFGEYLDTRSAASAQAGLAHITELLAQLNTGSRRIRFAIGEARTTAEVALLPALIAAYGDLCNACVNIDLDEGGYLGGELLERSVQAVQEIAACTPRGEGNFNFTVNFNCASGIPYFPAGYHRGELDGCLVLGLETPDLLVDVLHTLQPERQSLPHAAWMARAAQALGDALSSHVERINACVNATALDAGWRVIGIDTSAAPSKSCASMVQVYELLGVPFFGASGTVEASALLTRVFKSVQHMPQIGFSGLMLAVTEDTGLAQGTQHGHFDIRALLTYSSVCGIGLDTVPVPGDASASQIAAVMRDTGTMAFRLNKPLTVRLFPVPGLQAGELTAFESADLCNCAVLALP; from the coding sequence ATGCTCACTTCTGCTCTGCACCCCTTGGTGCGCGTTCGCACTGTCACTGCCTTCCTCACCCTGGGCCCTGAGCCCGGCACCTGGCCCGCTGCGCTGGCGCAGGCCAAGCGCCAATGTGATCGCCTGGCCACTGCGCTGGAGCAGCAGGCAGGCTATGCGGTGCAGTCCATCCGCATCGTCAGCAACCCGTTTGGCGAGTACCTGGACACCCGCAGCGCCGCCAGCGCGCAGGCCGGGCTGGCCCATATCACCGAGCTGCTGGCCCAGCTGAACACCGGCAGCCGCCGCATCCGCTTTGCGATTGGCGAGGCGCGCACCACTGCCGAAGTGGCGCTGCTGCCCGCGCTGATTGCCGCGTATGGCGACCTGTGCAATGCCTGCGTCAACATTGATCTGGATGAGGGCGGCTACCTGGGCGGCGAGCTGCTGGAGCGCAGCGTGCAAGCCGTGCAGGAGATCGCCGCGTGCACGCCGCGGGGCGAGGGCAATTTCAACTTCACTGTCAATTTCAACTGCGCCAGCGGCATACCGTACTTCCCTGCGGGCTACCACCGTGGCGAGCTGGATGGCTGCCTGGTGCTGGGCCTGGAGACGCCGGATCTGCTGGTCGATGTGCTGCACACGCTGCAGCCAGAACGCCAGAGCTTGCCCCATGCCGCATGGATGGCCCGCGCCGCGCAGGCGCTGGGCGATGCGCTGTCCAGCCATGTGGAGCGCATCAACGCCTGTGTGAACGCCACCGCGCTGGATGCCGGCTGGCGCGTCATCGGCATAGACACCTCGGCCGCACCCTCCAAGTCCTGCGCCTCCATGGTGCAGGTCTATGAACTGCTGGGGGTGCCGTTCTTCGGGGCCTCCGGCACGGTGGAGGCATCGGCCTTGCTGACCCGCGTGTTCAAGTCCGTGCAGCACATGCCGCAGATCGGCTTCAGCGGCCTGATGCTGGCCGTGACGGAAGACACCGGTCTGGCGCAAGGCACGCAACACGGCCACTTCGACATTCGCGCCTTGCTGACCTACAGCAGTGTCTGTGGCATCGGGCTGGATACCGTGCCCGTGCCGGGCGATGCCAGCGCCAGCCAGATCGCCGCCGTCATGCGCGACACCGGCACCATGGCGTTTCGCCTGAACAAACCGCTGACCGTGCGCCTGTTCCCGGTGCCCGGCCTGCAGGCCGGTGAGCTGACGGCTTTTGAGAGCGCAGACCTGTGCAACTGCGCGGTGCTGGCCCTGCCTTAG
- a CDS encoding winged helix-turn-helix transcriptional regulator, with the protein MKVSVSGCSVEEAMRLLGGRWRLLIVSYLVDGPKRFNALRRDMPGISQRSLTLDLRALEESGLVQRTVWPTAPVRVDYALTQDGERLKPVVAVMKEFGLWLKERG; encoded by the coding sequence ATGAAAGTGAGTGTCAGTGGCTGCTCTGTGGAAGAAGCCATGCGGCTGCTGGGAGGGCGGTGGCGCCTGCTGATCGTTTCCTACCTGGTAGATGGGCCCAAGCGGTTCAACGCATTGCGTCGGGACATGCCTGGCATTTCGCAGCGCTCGCTGACCCTGGACCTGCGCGCCCTGGAGGAATCAGGTCTGGTGCAACGCACGGTGTGGCCCACAGCGCCCGTTCGGGTGGATTACGCGCTCACACAGGACGGCGAACGCCTGAAACCCGTGGTCGCTGTGATGAAAGAGTTCGGGCTGTGGCTGAAGGAACGGGGTTAG